TATGTTTTTCTTTGATTAAGTATCAAAGGGCACCTATCGTACTCTCGTTGGGTTAAGTATGCACTTCAAGATTTCTCTAGAAAGAATTCATCAAATACACCGTAGAGGAGGGACAAATGGTATAAAAAATATTCACTTCAAATCATGTGGTTCATAGTTAGTCAATATAAGAAGACAAATGATCAATTATTTTTTACAGCAtccatgaaataaaaaatattcatgaaatatttatgttATGTAGAATATTTCCTCTAGTCGTTAGTAGTGAACTATACGCTAACTAAAATGACCCAAGACATGATTATTGACCCTTCTTACCCAAAACTTCATTTAGTCCACTTCAAACTTAGGATTTGCAGAGGATAGATATGCAAGAACACATCAATTAAAGTGATTATACAGTTCAATTATTGGATCGTCTAATTAATTTGGGGAAGGGGGGGCGAATCTGATCTCGATGAATGACCGGAATCaaatgcagcagcagcagaagcaacaAAGAAGAGAGATTTGGGGTGTGGTTTACAGGGGGAGGAAAGCTGGAGGTGGTCGTAGCGGTAGCGGTGACGGTGGTGGCTTGGACTGTTGAGAGAATAGCATTATTGGACGCCATGTTGGTGAGTCCACTCTGTCATCCTTTATCATGTCCCTTTATTCAACCACACCAGCTGTTGCTACCTTTCGACCTCCCCCGACTTCCCATGTGCTCGCCAGTCAtcccctcccttctcctcctgCACAAGCATGTCCAGCTTCCCTCAGATCTCATCACCGAAAGCGCTAAACTTGGATCAAAAATGGCTCTTAAAACTCTTATTAATCCAAACCGCGATGATAGCAGCAGTAATATTGGACCGTGACATGGTCAATCTAACTTCCATGCATAGAGGAACAAGCAGAACCCCGAGGAGCCCGTCATGAGCGCAATGTGTTTGTCGACGGTGCTCGAGGAAGAAGACGACAGCGGCATCGAGGAGCTGAGCAGCGTGATGGGCTTGAAGATGAACATGGCGTGCCTCAGCCCCGGACTGAAGAGCCAGTCGTGGACGTCCCAGTACACCTCCACTCGCGCCCTGCTCACCGTGATGCACTCGTTACCCCGGAACTTCCACTGCAGATGCTTCACGTGGATGGCCACCGAGCCGTCGATCTTGACCACCATCTCCGGGTCGATGTTGCCGCCGATGCTacagccgccgctgctgctgctgtacTCGATGGCGATCTCGTGCGGCCTGTCCTTGTCCTGGAACCGAGCTCGCGTCACGAACCGCGTCCTCCCGAAGACGTGCTCCTTCCTGGACACCAGGGTGGCGTCGATGGTGGCCGGGCGGCACCCGGTTTTCCGGTAGGCCTCCTTCTTGTTGTCGCCCAGCAGAAGCACCAGCTCGTGGTCGGAGGCCACCGCGACGTAGAAGCCGGACTGCGGCTCCGGCTCGCCGGAGAATTTCGCGCTCCGAAGGTCCCACAGGACGTCCACGGCCTTCCCTTCCACCTGGAAGCGCCTCGAGCCGTGCTTGCGCCAGAAGTGCCATGGCCGCATCTCCACCTTGAAGCAAACCAGCtggttgccgccgccgccgccgcagcttTCGGTACCGCTCCCTGAGCCCTCGTCGTCGACCGACACCGAGAGGCCGCGGACCAGCACGTCCCGGCACCAGGTGACGGTGATCAGCCGGCAGTGGCCTGCGATCTTGGTGCGGTAAATGGACGTGACGATGCTCTGGCCCGACTTGGTCGCAGCTGCGGTGGTGGgatcctcggggagccgctcgccGGGAGCGAAGCAGGAAGGAAACGTAAATAGCGGGTCCTGCATCTGCCAGTACGAGAGAGAAAGAGCCAAGCAAAGCTATGAAGACGAAATAGGGGATGAGAGAGACCAGAGGGGGAGGAGATATAGACTGCGGTCGCCCATCATCAAGTATAAAAATAATATGCGGAAATTAAAAGCTGACTCATGATTGGTGTTGGGTTAATGGAGATGAGGAAGAAAATGGTGCAGCCCACTGGTCTTGAATGTGACGAGGAAATTGAAGGaaacaaggaagaagaaaaggggaCTGGCTTTTCTTTTGCAGATCAAAGGACATCAACCCTTGGAGCAAACATGGGTGTTTGTACTGTCTCGAGCTTGGCTCGTGTCAGCCAATGCAGTCAATCCTCTCACATCCTctccatgattcatcataaactgGTTAAGCTGAACTCATATTGGCGCTGAAAATAATGTTTttgttgtttctctctctctctctctctctctctctctctctctctctcttgtgggtGTGTGTGCCTGTGATTTCTGGTTATATGAATTATGGATGGATGGGGCCGTCGAAGGGTACATGACAGCAATGACCGGACGAAGAAGATGGAAGCACCACCTGCAAACAAAGCTGATCCAACTCCCATACAGCACCGATTCATGGAGAACCCAAGCTGAAGCATGTGAAAGATATATTTTTAGTTCCATGGCTTATAAATCCAAAAGAAGGTAAAGGAAATCAGTAACAGCTAATCTTTTAGAGTGATAGAAAGGTCACTGTTTAATTTTACATTGATTTTAAGTACAATGTAATTCatattataatatcataaaaatttgtcTGACTAATCTCAAACTCTtaccttaaaaaatatatatgatataaataattaatatattatttttttatatttttatttatttttatgatttttttaagccTAATTTAATATGTCTCGGATCGATTATGCGATCGAATGtaatacaattcatttattatcgtaatactataaaatatattaaattcaaTTTACTATTTCAAAATACctgatatactttttttttatttttagatgattAAAAGGTCTTTAAATAGAATTTGTGTGGATTCATATTCAAACCCTGTAAATCATATAATATACTTATTCTTTAGTAATTctaaaataagatttttttttgataaacTCTCCAAATGGATAATGGAAACTACATGAGAAATACAAATGAAGTAGGAAGAAGATGTTTTTCATGAAGGATTTTGGTAAAGTGAGCAGAAAGTGACAAAGTCACTGAATGATTCATAAAGTGGGTATAAAAGCATCATTCAATCTGCAATAACAATTTCCCTCTGATTGCTGCAATCAAATTAAAGATGGTTGACTGTATCTGCAAGAGAAGGAAAAGAATTGCCAATGATGGGAGTCCAGAGTTGCATGCCATTGGTGGCCAGATGGGACCCAGCCGACCAACCTTGTCCATGTTCATTGATTCCAAAGATGATCAAGCTGGtccttttgttttattttccccctttctttttttattttcttgaggtAAATGGAACCATCTACAATTAATTGCTGCTTATAGATGGTGGATATTGGTGTTTCATTAGATATAGAGATAATGAATTATGGGTGAATTTTGAAAACAAAGTTTTCTTAATGAGAGgtactcctatatatatatatataaggtcatGATTAATTTACCATAATATCTGAAATGTTTCCTGATAATATAATGAAACGATATCTATTTACACCCGATgaataatctaatttttttaaaaaataaatttatattatttttaaaaaattataaacctATTCAAAAATATTTAACGTATTCTTATCTATTGTCTTTTTAaggatattttaaaatatatgataaataatgAGTACCCTTCACAAAATATGATGTAGAGGTAGCTccctagaaaaaaaataaaaaaataaaatttcctaGAAATTCACTGAttacttaatataattttaaaaatattttagttaTTCAATAATATAAATCAAATTCAGATTTGTTGGGGCACATGCGACACTCCAATAGCAGGCTACCACGTGTGTAGAGGGGGGAAGGGTGACATCTAATACTGTTCCTGCGGAGCAGCAGAACTTCCCCAGAAAGCAATTTAATGGCGTCCAAAAATACGCATTGGCGCAGACGTATTTGAGACGTCTGTTTTTGTTTTCCCGCAGCCGGACACAACAGGAGAAAaacgaaaacaaaaaacaaaaactccGACCCCACGCATGCCAAGGAGCGCCTCTGCCCCCTGCCTTTTATTAACACCCGGATCGCGAGCAATTCGACTCTCTGTTCTCTTTGGGTAAATGCGTCGAGCAATTTCAAAGCTTTTCCAGGATTAGTGCTCGAGAGGGTTGGGGACTGGCGGAGAAAAATGCACGGAGGTTCCACGCCGGAGCAGGAGCCGGAGGATCCGGAAGCCGAGTTCGTGGAGATCGATCCCACTGGGCGCTACGGCCGGGTCAGTTCTCCCAATCTATAGCCCTTCCAATCCTTTCAATTTGCCGGATAATTGTCGTATTTGCGGCCGGTGGCCTCTTTTCATCACGGCAATCCCGTGCCGAAGTTCTATGATAGCCGAACACGATTGCTTGTAGCAAATTATTGATTGATTATGCCCTAATTCGTTCATCCTCTGTTGCGCTTGATGTTGCAGTATAAGGAGGTTTTAGGAAAGGGGGCTTTCAAGACCGTGTATCCTTAATCCGTGGTTCTTGGCTTAAGTAGGGTTTGCTTGTTTGTAGTTTCCTTTTTGTCTGGTTGTGTGTTGGCATTTTCGAGCTGTTTGGAATCCTTGACGAGAGCGCGATTTGCCAGCTACAAGGCTTTTGATGAGGTGGAAGGAATAGAGGTGGCTTGGAATCAGGTGAAGGTGGCCGATTTGCTTCGGAATGCCGACGACCTGGACCGGTTCCACTCGGAAGTTCACTTGCTCAAGACCCTCAAGCATAAAAACATCATCAAGTTCTTTAACTCATGGGTCGACACCAAGAATGATAATATCAACATCATCACCGAGGTCTTCAACTCTGGGACATTGCGTCAGTGCGTCCTTTATCCACCGCTTTCGGTTTCTCTTTAAGAATATTCATATTTCTTTTGTTCAGCTAAGATCGCTAGATAATTGTTTATTGTCTGTTTGCTGAATCAGGTACAGGAAAAAACATAAGCATGTGGATGTAAGAGCATTGAAGAAGTGGTCGAGGCAAATCTTGAGTGGGCTTCACTACCTCCATAGCCATGATCCACCAGTAATCCACAGAGACCTGAAATGTGACAACATTTTCATAAATGGGAACCAGGGGGAGGTGAAAATAGGTGATCTAGGATTGGCAGCCATTCTTTGCCATGCTCACTCCGCTCATAGTTGCATTGGTGAATACTGTCTTCCTTTTGGTTGGAATGTTGAATTTCAAATGCTCGTAAAAGTTGGAATAAGTGGTTTTTAGCAGTTATTATGTTGTTACAGGGACACCCGAATTTATGGCTCCAGAACTTTATGAGGAAGAATATAATGAGCTTGTTGATATATATGCATTTGGCATGTGTTTATTAGAGTTAGTGACATTTGAGTACCCGTATGTGGAATGCACCAATGCAGCACAAATATACAAGAAAGTGACCTCAGTGAGTTTACTATATATTCATGGACGATTTAACTTTTCGTTGTTAATTTACTGAGCACTGGATTCATTAATACAATTATTTTGTTTGGTTGCTTCATTCGACTCTTGGCATGATACTAGTTCGAAAATCTTTTTTATCATATTACTAGAACAAAAAGTAGATAGTGTCAATGTCATCACATTATGTATACTTGTGCTTTTCAAGAGCCTCAACAAGCAAGGGTCAACCTTCATATGAAGCTCGACACTGTAATGGCCGTGAGATACCTTATGCATCTTGATGACTTATGATGCCTTGATGCATTTGATAGTGACCATAAGTTGTTAGATGAGTCATATTGCAACTAAAGGCTATTAAAAGATCATGAATTAgatgctattttttattttttgtataaaAGAAACCCCTGTGTTTGAATACGAGTTCCTAAATATTGAGATTAATCCATCTTTTGAGATGGTTGAGTTAGGTCTTCTTCTGTGTACTTAAGGCATTTGGTTGAAAGTTCTTTTTATTGAAACTGAATTGTTCTTGTTCAGTCATTTTGGCTGCTTCTGTAAGGATCCCTGTTTAACTCGTAATCGGTTTTAGTGTACCAAAGAAATGATACTGATGGAACATGTGTTAATCCCCGACCTGGACTCACTAACCAATTTGAACCAGCTGGAAATAAACCAAGCTCGGTCGAGAAACTTGTTACTTGGGTAATTGGGTCAAATTTGGATAAACTGATCACAGATTGGGATTTTACACTAGTCCCAGATCATGTTTCCTGTTCTGATGTGACAGCTTATCAAGTTGAAAAAATAATCTAAGTTTGTTCTCCCCCACACTCAAATGTAGCCACCCTTACTAAGTGGGTCATGGTTCATTAAGTTCTGTATTTCATTCTTTTATGGTCAGGGTAGCAGATCATTAAGTAAGTTGGGATCATGTGCTATGATTTGACAGATTTTAAcatatccttttttttcttttgctctttGATGAATCTTTTTTCGTACATTATGATGCTTGAGAAAATGCTAACTTCCCATTGTTCCTGTGCTGTTTATGATTACATGTTTTGAATGTCCTCATCTAATAATTATGTTATATTTCTGTGTGTTGCCATCATATTGTAGATTCGTAGAAATTGTCTTTACACATCCGAGTATAGAAGGTTTTTGTTTGCTCTGTActttatcattcaaaatattcTAGGAGTTCCTTTGTGTGACTGGGTTCCTATGCTATTTGGAAGTTTAACACAACTTTACTCCTGTTCCATTTGTTTTATTAGTCTTAAGGAAATATTAACTTAGTTGAATGCCATAAGCTTAATGCCTACTTATGTCAGGTGTTTTGCAAAATGATTGTCTGCAGTGGGCTGTCTGATGAGTTTCATTATTGGCATGTAGGGAATAAAGCCTGCTTCATTGGCTAAGGTAAAGGATCCAGGAGTCAAGAGGTTTATCGAAAAATGCATTGCCAATGTTTCTGAGAGATTGCCCGCAAGGGAATTATTACTAGACTCTTTTCTCCAAGAAGATGCAGACACTGACAGCATAGGTTATTCCCTGAGATCATCATCAAGTCAATCAGGTAAAGAAAGATTGGACTGGATCTTATAATGGTCATAGTATATTTGTTGATGTTTATGAGACATGTATTTCTTGTGATTCTGTCATCCTCTTTCTTTTGGTAATTTTAGATTGCAAATGCAGATAATGTTGGTCATTCCAATGCAAGTACAATTTATGGGTATGACCAACTAGAACTAGCTACAGCTGGTCGAGATTTCACTGTGGAAGGTCAACGCAAAGACCTCAACACAATATTTTTAAAGCTACGGATTGCGGATTCAACAGGTTTACAAGTTTGCTTCTTTGTTTACTTGTGACTGATGTATCTGTTCGTAATTACTCTCAACTCAATGTTTCTGTTGCTGATTTGTTTTACCATAGGTCAAATTCGCAACATTCATTTTCCATTTGATATTGAGGCGGACACATCAGTAAGTGTTGCCACAGAAATGGTGGCAGAATTAGACCTTACGGATCAAGATGTCACAACGATTGCTGCAATGATAGATGCTGAGATACATGCCTATGTCCCAGAATGGATGTCAGGAGAAGCTTTTGAATATCATAGCAATTATGTAACAGTTTCTGATTGTCATAGCCATGATTCGGAAGCTGAAGATGAAGTTTCTGCTTTGCCCAATGAATTAGACAATCCAGCTGGCAGTCTTACCCTAGAACGGCTCCCTTCTGGTCGGAAGTATTGGTCTGATTCTCCAAAGGCAACTAGTGTAGACTCTCCATCATCTCTTGCACACTCAAATGCATGTTCTGAGTTGGAATTGCATGGAAGTGAAGACATATCTCTTGAGGTTTATGATGAGAAAGGTGATTCCTTTAAAAAGGATGGCCAGAGGACATCCCGGTCAATTGACCGCTCTTCACCTAAACAACAGATACGTCCCCCAGGTTCTGGTGATGGTGGTGACAATAATCTGGGAATTGGGTCATTACTAATATCTTATAATGCGAGAAACCCATCCTCCACTAACAGTCTAAACCGAGACCTGGATGAATCACCTTCATGTGCTGGATTTCAGTTGTGTAACCGTGGAGTCCACTCTGGACAGCTTGAGGGCAGTGATACCAAACTAAATGAAACTTTTCTTGCAAATAAGTCCGAGGATATGCAGTTCATTGTTAAAAAATTAGAGCGTTTGTTGACTGAGCAGCAGAAGGAACTTGATGATCTTCAAAAGAAGCATAAGGTTGCGATAGCAGAAATATTAAAGAAACTTCCTCCTGAGCAACATAGTGAAGTTCTAAGGATATGCTGCTCAAAAGTCAATATTAACAGGATGCAAAAATAGATATAATCTATACAAGCTCCCTGGCCTCAGGTCCCTTCTCACTGTCAGAGGCGTAGCCAGGTCATAGGAAGCTATCATGTAGATGATCCTTTAGGACCATCTTATGTGCAGACAGTCTTTGACTTTTCCTTACTCCACGTGTGACCACTAGCATACGAttgatttcttttcatttttttcttcagAAAATGATAAAGTTTAGTAGAAAGCATGCGATTTGATTGCTTTTAGGGATTTTTCATATTTTAGATGTGCCTTAAAATCACCTGATTCTGGTTCATCCGCAATCTTAGAAGAGCTTATGAAGAGCCAAAGCAATGGGGTTCTCTGGAGATTCCGGAACATGTGCCTGCCTGCCAGGTGTCATAAAATGTATGGCATATTATGGCACATGTCTAAATTATCTCTGCTTGTTGTGGTGCTGCGATATTGTCACTGACCGTTGCTGCAAACCCTGTACCCTGAGAAAGTGATCTACTGTTGCAGTTGGTCTCTCTACCTCTTCATTTTCTGGTATAACCAACAGTTGAACGGGATAACTTGTGTACATTCAGCTACTATACATGTGCTGATGGTATCATCTTGCATATTTTAATAATTACTTTGTATTTATCATTGAGTGCAACTGACAGTCGTATCATGTACAATtaaatcctttttattttttttggttttATGCCAGTGTATGTGGTTAA
This portion of the Musa acuminata AAA Group cultivar baxijiao unplaced genomic scaffold, Cavendish_Baxijiao_AAA HiC_scaffold_1129, whole genome shotgun sequence genome encodes:
- the LOC135668513 gene encoding probable serine/threonine-protein kinase WNK3, translating into MHGGSTPEQEPEDPEAEFVEIDPTGRYGRYKEVLGKGAFKTVYKAFDEVEGIEVAWNQVKVADLLRNADDLDRFHSEVHLLKTLKHKNIIKFFNSWVDTKNDNINIITEVFNSGTLRQYRKKHKHVDVRALKKWSRQILSGLHYLHSHDPPVIHRDLKCDNIFINGNQGEVKIGDLGLAAILCHAHSAHSCIGTPEFMAPELYEEEYNELVDIYAFGMCLLELVTFEYPYVECTNAAQIYKKVTSGIKPASLAKVKDPGVKRFIEKCIANVSERLPARELLLDSFLQEDADTDSIGYSLRSSSSQSDNVGHSNASTIYGYDQLELATAGRDFTVEGQRKDLNTIFLKLRIADSTGQIRNIHFPFDIEADTSVSVATEMVAELDLTDQDVTTIAAMIDAEIHAYVPEWMSGEAFEYHSNYVTVSDCHSHDSEAEDEVSALPNELDNPAGSLTLERLPSGRKYWSDSPKATSVDSPSSLAHSNACSELELHGSEDISLEVYDEKGDSFKKDGQRTSRSIDRSSPKQQIRPPGSGDGGDNNLGIGSLLISYNARNPSSTNSLNRDLDESPSCAGFQLCNRGVHSGQLEGSDTKLNETFLANKSEDMQFIVKKLERLLTEQQKELDDLQKKHKVAIAEILKKLPPEQHSEVLRICCSKVNINRMQK
- the LOC135668519 gene encoding uncharacterized protein LOC135668519 — translated: MQDPLFTFPSCFAPGERLPEDPTTAAATKSGQSIVTSIYRTKIAGHCRLITVTWCRDVLVRGLSVSVDDEGSGSGTESCGGGGGNQLVCFKVEMRPWHFWRKHGSRRFQVEGKAVDVLWDLRSAKFSGEPEPQSGFYVAVASDHELVLLLGDNKKEAYRKTGCRPATIDATLVSRKEHVFGRTRFVTRARFQDKDRPHEIAIEYSSSSGGCSIGGNIDPEMVVKIDGSVAIHVKHLQWKFRGNECITVSRARVEVYWDVHDWLFSPGLRHAMFIFKPITLLSSSMPLSSSSSSTVDKHIALMTGSSGFCLFLYAWKLD